Proteins from a genomic interval of Capsicum annuum cultivar UCD-10X-F1 chromosome 4, UCD10Xv1.1, whole genome shotgun sequence:
- the LOC107867873 gene encoding O-fucosyltransferase 10 isoform X3 codes for MPPALLITAIIALLSRRVPLNTHHVYNLPNMFQIHFSLSPFFTMSPKNANGYATSNNNNNILSSPPTSPSNRKNCRRRLRRRGSFAMLHRRNVLLIVTVLYFTGLISCVGPLFSLLQYSGLATGAVYRSHEIFQKFWNDIEADNSSTIELSSVWIYKRKLKEQKTCSIGTTAITKDSPGANLYLIVDANGGLNQQRSSICNAVVIAALLNATLLIPHLEFHNVWRDSSKFGDIYDEDHFISTLKDYITVVKKLPAELMERYDSNISNIQNLRVQAWAPPRYYLEEVYPVLFKWRVVRISPFANRLSMHLPSHLQFLRCFSNYEALRFSLAISALAKKLVKRMIERSSNSVGKYISVHLRFEEVHSLFLVLLAQDFLRSTKSVDLQYNDETSILHVKDMVAFSCCIYDGGQAEKSEMDVVREKGWGKKFKQKYRVIAPGLNRKNGKCPMTPVEVGMMLRGMGFAKDTPIYLASGKIYQADRYLAPLRKMFPLLQTKETLATKDELAPFEGYSSRLAAVDYLVCLFSEVFVTTQGGNFPHFLIGHRRYLYNGHAKTIKPDKIKLVTLLQNTSTRHLFA; via the exons ATGCCGCCCGCTCTACTTATTACTGCTATAATTGCACTACTCTCGCGCCGTGTCCCACTAAACACCCATCACGTATATAATTTGCCAAATATGTTTCAGATACATTTTTCTCTTTCTCCCTTTTTTACAATGTCCCCGAAAAATGCAAATGGTTACGCCactagcaacaacaacaacaacatattaaGCTCTCCGCCGACATCTCCAAGTAACCGGAAAAATTGCCGGAGGAGACTACGCCGGCGAGGAAGCTTTGCAATGTTGCACAGGCGGAACGTTCTGCTGATTGTCACTGTTCTCTACTTTACGGGACTGATCAGTTGCGTGGGTCCCCTGTTTTCCCTTTTGCAATATTCTGGTTTAGCAACTGGTGCTGTTTATCGTAGCCATGAGATTTTTCAGAAGTTTTGGAATGACATTGAAGCTGATAATTCTTCTACAATTGAG CTGTCTTCTGTCTGGATATACAAAAGGAAGCTAAAAGAGCAAAAAACCTGTTCCATTGGGACTACTGCCATAACTAAAG ATTCTCCTGGAGCCAATCTTTACTTAATTGTTGATGCCAATGGTGGCCTCAATCAGCAGCGATCATCG ATATGCAATGCAGTAGTCATTGCTGCACTATTGAATGCCACATTACTTATTCCTCATTTGGAATTTCACAATGTCTGGAGGGATTCGAG CAAGTTTGGTGATATTTATGATGAGGATCATTTCATTTCCACCCTTAAAGATTATATTACTGTGGTCAAAAAACTACCAGCGGAACTGATGGAGAGATATGATTCTAATATCAGCAATATTCAGAATTTGCGAGTTCAAGCTTGGGCACCTCCAAGATATTACCTGGAAGAGGTTTATCCTGTCTTATTTAAGTGGCG GGTTGTTCGTATTTCCCCCTTTGCTAATAGATTGTCAATGCATCTTCCATCTCATCTTCAGTTCCTGAGATGCTTTTCCAACTATGAAGCTTTGAGATTCTCCTTAGCCATATCGGCACTTGCAAAGAAGTTGGTCAAGCGCATGATTGAGAGGAGCTCTAACTCTGTTGGGAAGTATATTTCTGTCCACCTTCGCTTTGAGGAGGTACACTCTCTCTTCCTAGTTCTACTTGCACAGGATTTTTTGAGGTCCACTAAATCTGTTGATCTTCAATATAATGATGAAACATCCATCTTACATGTGAAGGACATGGTAGCCTTTTCGTGTTGTATTTATGACGGAGGGCAGGCTGAAAAGTCAGAAATGGATGTAGTACGTGAGAAGGGATGGGGAAAGAAGTTCAAACAAAAATATCGTGTTATTGCACCTGGTCTCAACCGTAAAAATGGAAAATGCCCTATGACCCCTGTAGAG GTTGGGATGATGCTCAGGGGTATGGGATTTGCCAAAGACACTCCAATCTATTTGGCTTCTGGCAAGATTTACCAGGCAGATAGATATCTAGCACCTCTGCGGAAGATGTTTCCTCTCCTACAAACCAAGGagactttggcaaccaaagatgAGCTTGCTCCATTTGAG GGTTATTCATCTAGACTAGCGGCTGTGGACTACCTAGTATGCTTGTTTAGTGAGGTATTTGTAACCACTCAAGGGGGAAACTTCCCTCATTTTTTAATAGGCCATAGAAGGTACCTTTACAATGGACATGCCAAGACTATCAAACCTGATAAAATCAAGCTTGTAACTTTATTGCAGAACACAAGTACAAG
- the LOC107867873 gene encoding O-fucosyltransferase 10 isoform X1: MPPALLITAIIALLSRRVPLNTHHVYNLPNMFQIHFSLSPFFTMSPKNANGYATSNNNNNILSSPPTSPSNRKNCRRRLRRRGSFAMLHRRNVLLIVTVLYFTGLISCVGPLFSLLQYSGLATGAVYRSHEIFQKFWNDIEADNSSTIELSSVWIYKRKLKEQKTCSIGTTAITKDSPGANLYLIVDANGGLNQQRSSICNAVVIAALLNATLLIPHLEFHNVWRDSSKFGDIYDEDHFISTLKDYITVVKKLPAELMERYDSNISNIQNLRVQAWAPPRYYLEEVYPVLFKWRVVRISPFANRLSMHLPSHLQFLRCFSNYEALRFSLAISALAKKLVKRMIERSSNSVGKYISVHLRFEEVHSLFLVLLAQDFLRSTKSVDLQYNDETSILHVKDMVAFSCCIYDGGQAEKSEMDVVREKGWGKKFKQKYRVIAPGLNRKNGKCPMTPVEVGMMLRGMGFAKDTPIYLASGKIYQADRYLAPLRKMFPLLQTKETLATKDELAPFEGYSSRLAAVDYLVCLFSEVFVTTQGGNFPHFLIGHRRYLYNGHAKTIKPDKIKLVTLLQNTSTSWIDFKHQMGSMLAESDRKGIMVPRVKKSTRKGSIYSNPLPECRCLWESERATNRSNSYLMVDH, from the exons ATGCCGCCCGCTCTACTTATTACTGCTATAATTGCACTACTCTCGCGCCGTGTCCCACTAAACACCCATCACGTATATAATTTGCCAAATATGTTTCAGATACATTTTTCTCTTTCTCCCTTTTTTACAATGTCCCCGAAAAATGCAAATGGTTACGCCactagcaacaacaacaacaacatattaaGCTCTCCGCCGACATCTCCAAGTAACCGGAAAAATTGCCGGAGGAGACTACGCCGGCGAGGAAGCTTTGCAATGTTGCACAGGCGGAACGTTCTGCTGATTGTCACTGTTCTCTACTTTACGGGACTGATCAGTTGCGTGGGTCCCCTGTTTTCCCTTTTGCAATATTCTGGTTTAGCAACTGGTGCTGTTTATCGTAGCCATGAGATTTTTCAGAAGTTTTGGAATGACATTGAAGCTGATAATTCTTCTACAATTGAG CTGTCTTCTGTCTGGATATACAAAAGGAAGCTAAAAGAGCAAAAAACCTGTTCCATTGGGACTACTGCCATAACTAAAG ATTCTCCTGGAGCCAATCTTTACTTAATTGTTGATGCCAATGGTGGCCTCAATCAGCAGCGATCATCG ATATGCAATGCAGTAGTCATTGCTGCACTATTGAATGCCACATTACTTATTCCTCATTTGGAATTTCACAATGTCTGGAGGGATTCGAG CAAGTTTGGTGATATTTATGATGAGGATCATTTCATTTCCACCCTTAAAGATTATATTACTGTGGTCAAAAAACTACCAGCGGAACTGATGGAGAGATATGATTCTAATATCAGCAATATTCAGAATTTGCGAGTTCAAGCTTGGGCACCTCCAAGATATTACCTGGAAGAGGTTTATCCTGTCTTATTTAAGTGGCG GGTTGTTCGTATTTCCCCCTTTGCTAATAGATTGTCAATGCATCTTCCATCTCATCTTCAGTTCCTGAGATGCTTTTCCAACTATGAAGCTTTGAGATTCTCCTTAGCCATATCGGCACTTGCAAAGAAGTTGGTCAAGCGCATGATTGAGAGGAGCTCTAACTCTGTTGGGAAGTATATTTCTGTCCACCTTCGCTTTGAGGAGGTACACTCTCTCTTCCTAGTTCTACTTGCACAGGATTTTTTGAGGTCCACTAAATCTGTTGATCTTCAATATAATGATGAAACATCCATCTTACATGTGAAGGACATGGTAGCCTTTTCGTGTTGTATTTATGACGGAGGGCAGGCTGAAAAGTCAGAAATGGATGTAGTACGTGAGAAGGGATGGGGAAAGAAGTTCAAACAAAAATATCGTGTTATTGCACCTGGTCTCAACCGTAAAAATGGAAAATGCCCTATGACCCCTGTAGAG GTTGGGATGATGCTCAGGGGTATGGGATTTGCCAAAGACACTCCAATCTATTTGGCTTCTGGCAAGATTTACCAGGCAGATAGATATCTAGCACCTCTGCGGAAGATGTTTCCTCTCCTACAAACCAAGGagactttggcaaccaaagatgAGCTTGCTCCATTTGAG GGTTATTCATCTAGACTAGCGGCTGTGGACTACCTAGTATGCTTGTTTAGTGAGGTATTTGTAACCACTCAAGGGGGAAACTTCCCTCATTTTTTAATAGGCCATAGAAGGTACCTTTACAATGGACATGCCAAGACTATCAAACCTGATAAAATCAAGCTTGTAACTTTATTGCAGAACACAAGTACAAG